tcccttggcgccccttaaggcactcaaggcgagccccggctcctccgcgcactgggtggcggaggcacaagccgctatacaATGCGGCGTggtgtcggcgagggccgacccgaaggagccggacACCCAAGGAGGGGCCGCCGAGGTGACCCCGACACAGACGGGCGAGGGAGTGCTTTCGTCCTgcgagggcgaggctcacgagtcagatggggccagggtgcccttggttgccgaggcccccggggtctccgaggctgaggtgATGGAGGCTGGGGCGCCCAAGACCGCAGAGACCTTAGTGGCCGCGGTCGGTGTTTCTGCGACcatcgaggccacgatggcggaggtcggagcccccgagaccgtcgaggccataattgcggaggccagagcccccgagatcaccaaggccaatgtgatggcggcgaggccgtctgtccaggatgtggagatgaaggcggcagaggccttggtggtgcccttggttcagggcatGCCGTTGTTatgagagagcgcccgggaggcggaggtctatccgatctcctccgacgatacttcccgggcacgggaggtggtcgacgctgagGAGACCAGTGCCATGGAATAGCTGGCTCTAAtcttgggcgagggaagctcggcccttgtgcaggcgtgacccgagcctcgcgggtgggatcatccgcgggtactgtggtggagccaggacgaccctgagggggagcctttgttcgccctcgaggatgcaGCCGAGGGTGGGTGctagggcaccttcgagcaataccaccaGCTGGCGGAGCAGTCGCTATGGACggtgctgtccgtggtggccgatgaactgcccggagtcgcctaggttcgtgttttcttttctcgcgcgacgttgtctttttctgagttttgttgcaatcaatgacccctgttctgcttccccaggagctcgagacccagtcccttgggaagtcggtctttcaccggtgggagaggggcgtctgggaccagcttcagcggtagaCGGGCCTTCTTGCTGGTGCCAATGAGCTCCTGTCGGCACAGAGCgcagaggtagaggacctccgccttcgctgtgctgacatGAAGGTCAAGGCAGCCACGGCCCAGaagcagctcgcccctctggtggcgcgggtcaaggagttggaggaggagctcactcgcatggccagcgatcgggatgccttcagggcccgagccgttgaagctacggcctcggccacggctctcgcggggcagctaggggcagaacagaatgcgcaccagctgacaaagggcgctttggatgaggcccttgcagcggctgaggcctagcgaaccgaggctgtggtttggagggggacggccgacggtgagtcctagtcccctcgttttattttcttttccttatgttcgttCCCTAACTTCCTCGTGTGATgtagagctagggagtgaagcttcctagggcagccgaggcttcttagggtcgaggcccagcgcttgaaaCAGAAGGCCAAGGCTTTCtgggccgaggccctgcgctggaaggagaaagctgaggcttgtcaggtcgagacccaacgctaggagcagaaggccaagggtgagttccgtgggcttccgcccctagtttaggttgttttttccctcgctcaacctCATTCTGTTTTCcagtggtgcagagtcagaggcggaggttactctgGCAGCCGAGGCTTCCTAGCAGCAGtgtagacggtgctcgagaccgagatcggggagcacgaggcgctaaaaCGTGCcaccctttccgcctgcgaggccttggaggccgaaggggttcagtcaaggcagctcccttgggagccattTGAtcacgctgagcagccagatgcatgagcggctccgaggagcgttGCACATAGGGTGTCAAGCGTGCGTTGgccatcatctcctctcactacattggcgtcgacctcccggccatcagtgatggctatgtcctgcctgatgatgacgaggaggctgacgtggtggtcacgaagctgatggaggcggcggaaggccctggcacggcgctggtgaTGCTCTTCgaggaggaggtggtccctcccctaccatctgccgatgctggaggccctgagccttgacctgggccccaggggccatgtaaaaacagagtaggaattatctttgtattgtaacgcttgtggccgtcgaggcctttctttttgaagtatttgtgtttcttagttgtttttctcgtgtttccgagcctctgccccctgttgctcctgatcagatttcgtttgcaaaacacctccttggagcctaacttgtcccttgggcgagaggtagtgagggagtgccgtagcctagaggcgtaggccgtctcgcgactctaccggcctcttgcttaggaaatagACTTTGGTCCaaggggtttttacaactgattcatCAGAGCTTGCTAGAgatttggcgtaggaatttttttgaaaaaacgactgaagaatggtgcgtgggacttagggggagtcccccatctagcctccgagggaggcttggttctgccgaggcagagccgagtctcccttaccgtgttattgtattgccgagacccacgatgggctcgggggggggtttctcaaaaaattagaccaactaaagaatgctttttaattgtattccgagaaacaacatatacaatgcttggaaatttagggataaaagcgacgtagctattctatgttccaagcgttggtgaagatttcgcccttctcgttggccagcttgtaggtcccgggcttcagtacttgggcgatgatgtacggtccttcccatggtggggtcagcttgtggtggcccttgttgctctgtgctagcctcaacaccaggtcgcctaccttcaagtctcaccCTCGGACGCGccaggcctgatagcgccgtaggctctactggtatttagccgagtgtagtagcgcgacatctcgggcttcctccagttgatcgagggcgtcttctcgggtggtgcggttactttgttcgttataggcttgtagccttggggaaccatattccaagtcagtggggaggatggcctcggccccatagaccaggaagaaaggcgtgaaccccgtggctcggcttggagtgttcctcaggctccagatgaccgatgggagtttcggcgagccatttcttgccaaactttttcaaccggttgtaaattcttggcttgaggccttgtaggatcatgccgttggcacgttctacttggccgttggtccttgggtgtcctacggctgaccaggccacacggatgtggtggtcgtcacaaaacgtcaggaactttttaccggtgaactgtgtcccgttgtcggtgatgatggtgttaggaaccccaaacctgtggataatgtcagtgaagaatagcactgcctgctcagatttgattcgattgatcggacgagcctcgatccatttggagaacttgtcgattgataccagtagatgggtgtagcctgcgggggccttttgcagaggcccaaccatgtcgagcccctatacggcaaacggccacgtgatggggatggtttggagggccagtgccgggagatgtgtttgtcgagcatagtactaacatccttcgtaggagcgtactagcttggtggcatcgacgaccgccgtcggccagtaaaacccttggcggaaagcatttcctacgagcgtccgaggcgccgcatggtgcccataggcgcctacgtgtaagtcccaaagcagggctcaaCCCGCCTCAgcagtgatacatcgttggaggacgccggagggacttcgcctgtacaattcgtcattgcagaggacgtaagtcttggctcggtgcgcgagccatcgggctttggttcTGTCGCTAgggagctccccccgatcaagccaaatgaggaacgggattcgccaatccgcgtcctggtcggtctgcagaggctcggtgttgacttccatgacctcgggctcggtcgagggggtctcggcaatagagggggcgtcgagcctcGTCGTGGTTTCCACAGGCAGGCCCTCCTctgttaccaaggtgtagtcaatggaaggtttatgAAGGTCTCTGGCAAATATGTTTGGGGGGACCAGAGCCCGTGCCGAGGCTATCTTTGCTAGTTCatcggtggcctcgttgtacttccgcgcgatgtGGTTCAGTTCGAGactatcgaacttgtcttctaggcgatgcaccaacttgcagtaagcctccattttggggtcgaggcaatttgactccttcatgacttgatcgatgatgagctgcgagtcgccctGGACGTCGAGACAtcgtaccccaagttcgatggcgacttgcaagccgttgatgagggcctcgtactcggccacgttgttggaggcggtgaagtggagccgcaccatgtaacgcatgtgtactccgaggggtgagacgaAGAGGAGTCCCGCGCCTGCctcggtcttcatcagagacccattgaagtacatggtccaacattctgtctagacttgagcaggtggtaattgggtgtcggtccactcagccaaaaaatcagccaagacctgagacttaatcgctttccgaggcgcaaaagtcaaggtttcccccataagctcgatggcccacttggctatcctgcctgaggcctcccggttatggactatctctcccaaggggaaagacgataccacaatcactgggtgggactcaaagtagtgacgtagcttgcgcTGGGCCAGGActatggcgtagaccagcttctggacgtGGGGGTAAcgcgttttggtctcggagagcacttcgctgatgaagtaaacaggtcattgggtgggtagggcatgcccctcttcctgcctttctactactatggcagcgctgaccacttgggtcattgcggtgacgtagagtaagagggcctcgtccctggttgggggcaccaggacgggaggatttgtgagcagcgctttgagtctgtcgagggcttcttcggcctcgggggtccaagaaaaacgcttggattttctcaagagtcggtacagaggcaagcctttttcgccgaggcatgagatgaagcggctcaaggccacaaggcatcccatgaccctctgtactcccttgaggtctctgattggtcctatGCTAGTTATGGCCAAGACcttttctgggttggcttcgatgctacGTTcgaagactatgaatcccaagagcatgcctcgggggaccccaaacacacacttctcgggattgagcttgatgcccttctctctaaggcatttgaaggctatccttaAGTCGTCGACGAGATTCTCGGCCTTTCTAGTCTTGACCACAAGTCGTCCACATAGGACCTCGACGGTCtgcccaatgtggtcgccaaagacctgggtcatgcaccgctggtacgtggcccctgcgtttctgaggccgaaaggcatagtcacgtagcagtacatgctgaacgagggtgatgaaagaagtcgcaagctggtcggactctttcatcttgatttgatggtaaccagaatacgcatcaaggaaagacagggtctcgcaccccacAATGGAGTCAACAATCTGATCtattcggggtaatgggaaggggacttttggacaggctttgttcaaactggtatagtctacacacatcctccattttccatttttcttcctaactaacatggggttagccaaccactccgggtgggacacttccttgatgaacccggccgccaaaagtttctgcacctcctccccaatggccctacgcttttcctcatcgaagtggCGCAGGCATTGCTTCATCGGTCTAGagccagcccggatgtccaaggcgtgcttggcgacctccctcggtatgcccggcatgtccgagggactccatgcgaatattgTCGGCATTCGCATGGaggaaagtcgatgagcatggcttcctatttgatgtcgagggtggtgctgatcctcagtgcccggtcatcggggcaggcggggttgaccgggatgagcttgatggcctccgcgggctcgaacgtccctgcacgacgcttggagtccaGGCGCCTTGGCCACTGaattggtcgaggttggcgatgagggtctcggcctcggcaagggcctcggcatactcgatgcactcgacgtcacagtcgtatggcatgttcgtacgtggaactcaatcgtgatgataccgctgggccTGGcaatcttgagcttgaggtaggtataattgggaactgccatgaacttggcgtagcacacggccgccccaagatggcgtggtaggttcctccgaatccgaccacctcgaaggtaaggacttccttgcggtagttggagggggtgcgaagcagacgggaaggtcgatgcgcccgaggggtcacgtgcgtttcccctGGCACGATGCGTGGAAGGATGCGatgtcgcctcggagcctcgatcggtcgatctccaagagctccagggtgttgggtgtataggatattgaggccgctgcctccgtccatcaacaccttggagagtcgggtgttgccgatgatggggtcgacaacaagtgggtactgcccgggattcggaacgtggtcggggtggtcgtctcgatcaaaggtgatcgcctctcgagaccagtcgaggtaccggggagtggccaccttgaccgagaagacctctcggcgttccctcttttgcTGCCGCgccataaggcacgccgagggtccgccgaagatcatgaaggcattgtgtacctcggggaacccatcgtccttgtcatcgtcctggtcgccggcgcccttctgcttggcgtcgtcgtcagggggctcgagcctggcgtagtaacaccgtagcatggagcaatccttgaGGGCATGCTTGACcgagccttggtggtaagggtagggtttcttaagcatgtcgtcgaaaggtctgggacccctggggcctcggggattcttgcattCTGCGGCCACGACCATATCGGCCTTGAGGACGACCCGCTTCCCCTGGCGATCCTTcctctttcttttggggaggcggggagccaaggcctcgggggcctcatccctccatttccccttggcgtcatctgtggggaagatggcccctacagcctcctcgcctgaggcgaagttggtggcgatgtcgaggagcgcggcgacCGAGCGCGGCACGTTCTGGCCTagttctcggaccaagtctcggcaggtggtgccagagagaaaagcctggacaatctctgagtcaccgatgctgggcaactcggtgcattgtttcgagaagcgccggatgaattCTCAGAGAGACTCATCTGGTTTTTGGCGgcaactcttaaggtcccaggagtttctagggcgcacgtatgtgccttggaaattcccgacgaagatctgaaccaagtcgcgccagtcatggatctgagagggaggaaggtgctcaagctaggctcgtgctgagtctgacaagagcagggGGAGGTTGCGAATGATGAGCCAATCATCGTCCAcgccgcctagctaacaagccaggtggtaatcggcgagcaagagctcggggttggtctcgccgctatattttGTGAGGTTGGTCGGCTGGTGAAACTGGGCTGGGAACtgagcgttgcggatggctctactaaagacccgagggccaggtggttcaggagaGGGACTATGGTCTTCCTCGCTGTCATAATGACCGCCCCGATGcagatggtagcctcgggcgggcccctcactatcgtggcgccgtcgtcggccgaccacctcgtggtcacccTGCGCCTCGCGTCGGTTATCGAGGCGGTCATGGACCGGGGGGACCCTATTGGTTGTTGGCACCTGAGTGGGCTTAGGATGAACCGCGGCCTCCCTATTCTGCCAGCGTGGCATtgaggggaggtccgaggcgGCTCCGTGCCGCCGAGAGGCAGAACTCTCTGCCTGCTGTACcgtggcggtctcgaggagatctcggagcttaccacgaacccatcgtccttccatggtggagggctcgggcatcgcacgCACTAGCATCGCTGCAgccacgacattctggctagcgcgattgaagattgggggacgatcgtccccttcatCATCGTTGATGCGATGGTGCACGTCGTGAGCCCGtcgccgggctcctccgccgtcaccgtggccttgctgctcctgctcgagagtggttCGGAGTTGTTGCAGAAGGAGTTgatcttgctcaaccttggcctgaagctaaCAGAGCTGTTCCAGGTCCAGGTGTCAAAAtggtccgagggcaaggttctcattccgTGCTGCTGGGGGGACAATGTGCGAAGGCGTCGCATCGCCCATTCCCTGATGAAGCAGAGTGCGGTCGTCCACCCCCTCGTGTtcgtcgcccgtgcttggcatccccagtccgacgtggaagcactcacgagtgggatcgtaagtaccttcatcgtcagaatcagagtagccaaagcaatagtcgcttgcggccaagaagcgacgCATAGTTTCATGGTCACGGAGGTTAGAGAAATCCGCTCTGGCCCAcacctcgtcctcatccgaggagtcggctCGGGTGTGAGTCGACGCTGTGGTGTCGAAGTAAAaacgaagcgctggcggcgctccaagagatccacgtgagcggaagcgtaggcgtaagcataagatgCGGCGGCATttatcaacccgaaggggtatggagacAGTGCCGTCGCCGAGCTCTGTTCTACCGGAGATAGCTCCTCAAGgattggtggagcggagcttgatgtcggggcaTCGCTAGGTGCCACTGGTGTTTTTCTCTTGTCCATGCTCAGGCTAGATAGATCCGCAACCAGGGACattgcgccaacagctggtcgtgggGTTCCAGCGGAGAGCGGCAAGTCGCCCTTGTTTTGCGTGGCATCAGGATGATCTTGCTCAcgccgtgcctggcgagcgcggcgagaacggccgcccaggcgccgcctacgcctaggctgctgatgcgtgatgtcgtcatcggtaggcggggctcggggtgtgagaagtaccatgttgTACTCGtgccctagggacatgaactctaggctcctaaACCACACCACCATGCCGAGACGCAGCAGTCGTGcgaggtctgccatccagaacctgttgggatgatgaagctgacacgcagaggcccctacctagcgcgccaactgtcggtgtttcggaccgggggggtcctcaaccaaccagtaaatgtgaactgcgtgcccctaatcccggatggtgatgcaaggagacacaaggtttatactggttcaggcaatcgatgccctacgtccagtctgagagatcgatcttgtattccttgcaccgaagtgcttgtagtagggggttataagctaggtgagagagggagctagtcccaggtctcagcgaggtgtcgtgtgggctgcttgagacgttgctctcaggcggctgggaagtGTGTGTGTTGCAGGGTGTTATTCTTCGTCCCccctaaatggcccaagtcctctccttttatagttgaagggaggacaaggatagtacatgtgctaactatatggTGCCGTGCAAATAGAGGTGGCACATCTGAGccctatggcggcatggtcgtcggagtggtccgtccttggagcactggggcggcgtgctggt
Above is a genomic segment from Miscanthus floridulus cultivar M001 chromosome 3, ASM1932011v1, whole genome shotgun sequence containing:
- the LOC136543667 gene encoding uncharacterized protein; the encoded protein is MVRLHFTASNNVAEYEALINGLQVAIELGVRCLDVQGDSQLIIDQVMKESNCLDPKMEAYCKLVHRLEDKFDSLELNHIARKYNEATDELAKIASARALVPPNIFARDLHKPSIDYTLVTEEGLPVETTTRLDAPSIAETPSTEPEVMEVNTEPLQTDQDADWRIPFLIWLDRGELPSDRTKARWLAHRAKTYVLCNDELYRRSPSGVLQRCITAEAG